A genomic segment from Triticum dicoccoides isolate Atlit2015 ecotype Zavitan chromosome 1A, WEW_v2.0, whole genome shotgun sequence encodes:
- the LOC119359902 gene encoding cysteine-rich repeat secretory protein 55-like encodes MASSSSSPLLLLLLLPLLLAMARPCSAVDAIGTYCAKNGTSAETQASIDQVLAALVPRASAAYYATATAGRSSSAVWGLAQCRGDVPRQDCSLCLAAAAKEVASSCRGSSDGRVFYDYCLLRYSTSNFIGLADTGYTLILLNTQNATGVDLAAFDRAQGKLMSRVASEAGGAQNKGLATDTTRLGNDGGGAKTTIYGLGWCTRDITAADCGLCVAQAVAELPNYCRYRRGCRVIYSSCMARYEVYPFFFPLDSAGESADEVGQCDKIVLNYP; translated from the coding sequence atggcgtcctcctcctcgtctccactgctcctgctgctgcttctCCCGCTCCTGCTCGCCATGGCGCGCCCGTGCTCCGCCGTCGACGCCATCGGCACCTACTGCGCCAAGAACGGCACCAGCGCGGAGACGCAGGCCAGCATCGACCAGGTCCTCGCGGCCCTCGTCCCGCGCGCCTCGGCCGCCTACTACGCCACGGCCACCGCCGGCCGCTCCTCGTCCGCGGTCTGGGGCCTCGCGCAGTGCCGCGGCGACGTCCCGCGCCAGGACTGCTCGCTCTGCCTCGCCGCCGCGGCCAAGGAGGTCGCGTCGTCCTGCCGCGGCAGCTCGGACGGCCGGGTCTTCTACGACTACTGCCTCCTGCGGTACTCCACCTCAAACTTCATCGGCCTCGCGGACACGGGGTACACGCTCATCCTCCTCAACACCCAGAACGCCACCGGCGTCGACCTGGCCGCGTTCGACCGGGCGCAGGGGAAGCTCATGTCCCGCGTCGCGTCGGAGGCCGGCGGCGCCCAGAACAAGGGGCTGGCGACGGACACGACGCGGCTAGGAAATGACGGCGGCGGAGCCAAGACGACCATCTACGGGCTCGGGTGGTGCACCAGGGACATCACCGCGGCGGACTGCGGGCTGTGCGTGGCGCAGGCGGTGGCCGAGCTGCCCAACTACTGCCGGTACCGGCGCGGGTGCCGTGTGATCTACAGCAGCTGCATGGCGCGCTACGAGGTGtaccccttcttcttcccgctcgacagcGCCGGCGAGTCGGCCGACGAGGTCGGACAGTGCGACAAGATCGTCTTGAACTACCCGTGA